AAGGGAGGTACGCCTGGACCCGACCGACGCACGGCTGGTAGACGTGCTACACACTGATGGCGCATCGGTGTTCGACATATGTAAGACAAAAAAAAGAGTACTACTTACTTTGATGCAGCTTTCTTCAACGAAACGAACTATATTATTAGTACAAATCAAGTATCAAATTCAGACGTATAAGAGATGTCAATAGAAGTAAAATTTCAGTAAGATAAGTGCCTAAGGCAAGTCTTTTGCCTCTATAGAGACATTAGAATCTGTTCCCTACTGACCTCCCCCTTTTCGTTAACATTCTGGCCTTCTTCACTATATCGGCCCATTGTGAGACTAATTTTTGGGACTGTGACCCGCTAGCCGATGTGAGCCCCAGTGCCCTGGCATAAATAATGTTGGTCGAACGTATCCTACAGTTCACCGCCACCATGGATCTGCTAATAGATATTGCGGGTCATATAATATAGGGAAAGGATTATAACGTCTCATCAGCCAAAGGACTGGCACCTAAAACCACACAACTTTCTTTTGCGAGTATCACGACGCCTTTTCTTTTCAGACAAAGCCGAAGGGTTGGGCATGTACCAGGCGGCGGGACACCTTGACTTCTACCCGAACGGTGGCATTAAGATGCCCGGCTGCTCGGCTACCTCAACGTTCATGACGACACTCACCAAGGGGGCCGTTCATGGTAAGAGTGCGAAGTGAGTGCTTAGCTACTTGCGTGAGGTGATCTAGGGGCAACTGAAGAGTGAGTTACTTGAGTGCAGTGACGAGAACCATTATTGGTTACCGTATATTTACTGATGAATACTATTCCCTTACTTAAGTTTTTCTCTCATTAAACACCAAAAAGCTCTTTGGAAATAGATGTATAGTTGGGTTAGTTTGGGAACTCGTCTATgattaatttttttctcgtaaaacaTAAGTCGAAATATTTTCTTCGAAGCTTCTGTTATACTGATGCTACTCGGTCAAGTACGGTAGATACTTGCAATGCGTTTCTCTAACACGTACAAAAAGAGCTTTTCTTTTCTAATGAGTGATGGGTACAGTAAGGTAGGTGAAACCTAATAAGTTCGAAAAATTGCAATAGAAAATATATACTTGTATTGCCTGTATTTATATATTTCGTTTCTGTTTTTTTCCTCCAAAGCCGTTCTGTGCATTCTCTATGCACATTGAATTGGACCGGTCACTAGCCATTTAAAGCTATCGGTCCCAACATTCTTTGTATTTTTATTCTTCCAATAAAAAAGCATGTATATACACAACATGAGCACTCGCCTTCGACCTGTACAAAGCTGCCCTTTTGTGTGTCTTAGTGTTCCAGCAGCGCCCCGTAATTATACACCATGCACAAGCAACTATCCCCTACACTTGCTCTTCTATCGGTCGAGTAAATACGATATGCTCAATAGAATGAGAGGCCGTAACTATTAAAAACGATTCCCTGCACACGTGTTTTGAGCTCTGTTCTATTTAACGGAACTTTAGACCACAACTTCAGATataatgacgtcatcacgtggcatcatgtgacgtcacaaattgTGGTGATATATGACATAATAACGACGTGACAAGATTTTTTCATGCGCTATTCTAGACATCGATGCTGGAagtcaattttcgcgtttgatgagacaCATAAGACCCAATAGACGTCATCACCCCTGCGGTTATCCTCCCCAAAGTGCTGGCTGAGCTCATGGGCGTCCGGAAGGAGGAGGGGTGCAAGGGGGTTGGCGGCATCCCCCATTAGAATTTCAGATATTTCTCTATTTAGTAGCAATAAGCTACACAGTTTGATTAGCACACTGATTACTCGCATATCCATGTAAAATGGTCTTCAGAATTGGCAGCCAGCTTTGCCCGTTGTACCGTAACGTCATGGAAAGATCTGTGGTGAATATTCAactcctcccctccccccccctcgcGCCCCATGTTTGTCGATGCACCTTCCTGAATGCCCTTGCCTAGTCTACTCTGCGAGACCTTGCAAGGGGAGCACGTCTACCTGCACCAAACAACACGCAATGTCCTCCTCTTTGTCGTTATCATATCCTCACATCGATGACTCGCGAACGACGACATGCGCGCAGCTGCCCGTTCGGTGGTCTGCAACCACGAGCGTGCCGTGGAGTACTTCCTGGACAGCATCACGGAGCACGAGTGCACGTCGCTGGCCTTCGCGTGCGTCTCGTTCGAGGCGTTCCGCCAGGGCCGCTGCTCGGACTGCGGCAACAACGGGCGCCTCTGCGCCCAAATGGGCATTCACGCGGACCGATGGAAACCCACGGACAACACTTCAGTCCAGATGTACCTGCACACCATGAACTCGGTGCCCTTCTGCGGTAAGCCGTCGTAAGCTAATTGTGCAATAGATTTTAGTGCAGATGGACAACACACGAGGAGATAGGACGACTGCATCAGCGCTCGTACAGTCGTCCTCTATTCTCGTGTGTTGTGCATTTGTACTCAAATCTATTCCACATTGGACCAACGCGCCCAACAAAACATTTTATTAAGCTAATCGAACGCGCCAATGTCGAAGAACTTACGCTGTAACTATCATTTTGAGGCAGCAAACGGAACAtaacttgaattttttttttctgatttcgctGAGTTAGCCCTTCTCTTATTTCCGATGCGTTCCATCGTGACACCTCCTAATATTTAGCGCACGTGTCACCGAAGCTCAAAGGAGAGAGTTGGGCCGGCTGGTTTACGTTCATGTTtcaaacacacacgcacccacacccacagagagagatagagaagacTGTAGCTCCTCGTGCATATATCTTCGTCTCTTCGCAATAAAGACCAGTTTAAAGTTGGCGCTTACATGTCAGCCGTCGCCCATTTAGAGGCGTTATTCGAGCCATTCAAGTATGACGTGTACGTTATTCAACTTTGAATGTTATTTGTAAAACATGGTGCCTAGGTTACTGAAAGGAATTTTGCATGATGCTGTCTTTTGATTTGACACAGCCTTTCCCTTCTACGTCAACATCGTGTTGTGGAGGACAACGAACCAGATTTTTTCCACCGGATATTTCGTTCTCATCTTGGACGGCACCAGAGGAAGAGCCGTGATCGAGATTAATGACGAGTACGTACAGACCACTTATCCCCTGCAATTATTTGTGCCACTTTCGACTACAGTGAAATAAAAACATGCAGCGTCACCGCATTTTTCATGGGCAAGACACCATGGCAAGTGCAAGAATACGTAAGGAAGATACAGGAGGACAGAGCGATGTCCTGTGCCTTACTGAAACTGCTGTGTCTTGCTGTTGTCCTGTGTCGTGATGAACTGCTACTGAAGTACTCGCATTACTATCGACAAGGCGACAGCCTTATTTGGCTGCATCTTCTCCTTGAGCAAAGTATTGTTTTCTGCGGCGCTGTAGTGCTTACCTAGCTGCTGATTCGAAaatcgcgagattgaatcccggccgcggtgacCACATTTTCAGTGCAGTAGTAATGCTAGAGGCCCCTGAATTGTGCATTCCCAtgcagtgcatgttaaagaaaacCAGATGGTCAACATTTTCCGAGGCCTTCGCTATGACGCGCCTCACAATAATCCTGGTTTCAGCCCGTAAACCACCGCATATTGTTGTCGTTGTTGGTGTTGTTGTTCGTGTGGTTGCTGTTTTAActccagtgcaatgctacagacGAGTAAAATTATTGCAAGAACCCACGGGGCCTTCCCCGAGCTATAGAAGCTTGTGTAGAGAAAACGTGATCACGGCTCGTAAAATCACTGGTGTTGCCATGACATCAGCAAGGTTCACTGATCCCGGGGCCAATGTAACACCACGTGAGATAcgaaccatcatatgattatgagagacgccgtagtggaggactccggaaatttcgaccaattgggttttttaacgtgcacacaaatatgagcacacgggcctacagcatttttgccttcatcggaaatgcagccgccacagctgggattcgatccagcgacctgcgggtcagcagccgagtaccttagccactataccaccgcggtggggcgacacCATGTTTAACCTGCTCTGTCGTCACGGTTATGCAGGCCGCTTCGACTGTTCGGCGCCGTCAAGAACGAGTTCGTCGTGAAGACCAACACTTACATCGGCGACCTGCAGAAGGCCTCCTTCCGCTTCACAAGCAGTCGTTTCTATTTCTTTCGCTCTGACATGCTGCTCAGATATGTCGAGGTATTGCCCATGAACAAACCCGTGAAAACGCAGTGAGTATGACACACGTTTTAAAAAATTTCAGACGCTGTAAATTTGAAAAGATGTTTCACGAAACACTGTGGGTATTCCATGGACTGTGCCcgtccttttttgtatttttatactCTCTCAGCAATGACATGATTGATGAGAGAGTGTAAGTAGGAGAGGCCAGAGCTGTGGCGGCGCAACGGTTGCTATGTGTAGGTGTGCCAACACGCTATTGCTGAGAAAGGGAGAAaggtcacagctggcaccgttcCAGTTCACGGACGGATGGAACGCGAGTATGAGACAATAAACACTTTCGCCTATAGGATTGTCTGGAATGCTGGAGCCGTGCGTTACGTACAGCGTCGGCGGTGCCCATCAAAAGCCTGTCCTACGTGGTTTGAGATATAGACCACATTTCAACATTTGATCTCATCAATGATGCTTGTGCACATGTGGGCCGAGTGTGCCAGGTGTAATTTGTAGGAGTCGCCAGTGAAGTCCAGTGTTACGTGGTTTGAGATATAGACCACATTTCAACATTTGGTCTCATCAATGATGCTTGTGCACATGTAGACCGATTGTGCCAGGTGTAATTTGTAGAATCGCCCGTGCAGTCTAGACGTTCCTATACCTAAAGCGTTCTTTCTCCTCCCCGCGTGTGCTTCATGGTGCACGCCTTTTGGCTGTTTACAAACACATGTCCTACACGGATTCCGGTTTGGTTCTGCACATGCCTTAAAGatatggctgtttttttttgcatgtttagAACAAATGATCCACGATTTCGAGTAACTTTACTCTTCTATGGGAGAACTTTGAgctgtcccgtaaaaaaaaattaactgttgAAACGGAGGCAGAATGAACTAGGAGGATACAAACTTTATTTATATCAAGAAGGTAAGGCTGGTGGTGGAGGCGGCTAAGGAGCCTACCcggcgtaggtctccgctaccctctctGCCCAATTGAGGATCGGGTTCTGGACCTCGGGCGCGCAGCTTCACATAGCAACCTCCCACTGCTCCGTACTATTAATAAGTAGAGCGTTGGATGCTGGATTCCGAgaacacccccacatgatatatTCTAGGTTAGTTCTCTGTTTCAGAAAACGCataaaaaagtggggggggggggggtatatcgcagggtgcATCGAaggcgaaaagatggggtaggaaacgtgtgtttagaaaaagtgttaaaTGATTTAGAGAACTTTGTACTCTACTATATGGGAGATCATAGAGCCGTCCCAAGAAGAGTCGAAGATactcaaataaaaaaagaagcctGTGCCTTTAGAAAAAGTGCGTAACGATTGCgagtactatgggagagcagtcagCCGTCCCGATTATACTACGACTCAAGTTGAGTGCCTTCCCTCAGCGTCACGGTGAACTAACGAAGCCTAGTATTATTGGCACAA
This genomic interval from Rhipicephalus microplus isolate Deutch F79 chromosome 10, USDA_Rmic, whole genome shotgun sequence contains the following:
- the LOC119180923 gene encoding pancreatic triacylglycerol lipase, with translation MPEEKCFKELGCFRLGATFFHEIYRPFNFFPEEREHIDTRFVLYSRENAKRGELLKWSSTQEEVARLATFKASRPTKVLVHGWVDTVFFGAWLRKMTTAFLMVGDCNVIIVDWQGGNSLPYTQATANTRVVGAEIALLVNKLEKAFGAKRDTFHILGHSLGAHVAGYAGERLPGLGRITGLDPADPYFQHMPREVRLDPTDARLVDVLHTDGASVFDIYKAEGLGMYQAAGHLDFYPNGGIKMPGCSATSTFMTTLTKGAVHAARSVVCNHERAVEYFLDSITEHECTSLAFACVSFEAFRQGRCSDCGNNGRLCAQMGIHADRWKPTDNTSVQMYLHTMNSVPFCAFPFYVNIVLWRTTNQIFSTGYFVLILDGTRGRAVIEINDEPLRLFGAVKNEFVVKTNTYIGDLQKASFRFTSSRFYFFRSDMLLRYVEVLPMNKPVKTHERKKKMKKFCYYNKRGIPSGEEVPLNTC